A genomic region of Lysinibacillus sp. 2017 contains the following coding sequences:
- a CDS encoding FtsW/RodA/SpoVE family cell cycle protein, with protein sequence MKLYFKNYFRNFDYGLLIVYIFLMLFGLVMIYSSSIWVAIVYKGAEPNYYYNKQVINIFLALIVFVMAVIMPYRNLKSKKLLLPLMVMMIVLELWVTFAGHGKAETGSQSWISLFGIMNFQPSEFAKLFIIIFFAGTFYRKGVNKGTMQQLKFDDISFPLGMWLFILGCVAIETDLGALMILFVIAMAVVLSSGLKGKTLLRIFGLLSGLGFVLVGALLVVKWDSISTVGRMGRFTSYLDPFAYAKGAGYQVVNGYYAIGSGGLEGKGLGQSIQKLGYIPEPQTDFIMAIIAEELGLLGVSIVILGLGFIVMRGFYVAMATKDPLARMLATGISTWIGLQTFINLGGLSGIIPLTGVTLPFISYGGTSILLLSVAMGILINVSTHHKLEKRK encoded by the coding sequence ATGAAACTATATTTTAAAAATTATTTTCGGAATTTTGATTATGGCTTGCTGATTGTATACATTTTCTTAATGTTATTTGGGCTGGTTATGATTTATAGTTCGAGCATTTGGGTGGCGATTGTTTATAAAGGTGCCGAACCAAATTACTATTATAATAAACAAGTAATTAATATTTTCCTAGCATTGATTGTTTTTGTGATGGCTGTTATTATGCCCTATCGAAATTTGAAAAGCAAAAAGCTATTATTACCGTTAATGGTCATGATGATTGTATTAGAATTATGGGTAACTTTTGCAGGGCATGGTAAAGCTGAAACGGGTTCTCAAAGTTGGATTAGTTTATTTGGAATAATGAACTTCCAACCTTCAGAGTTTGCTAAATTATTTATTATTATATTCTTTGCGGGTACTTTTTATCGTAAAGGTGTAAATAAAGGTACAATGCAGCAATTAAAGTTTGATGACATTTCTTTTCCACTAGGAATGTGGTTATTTATTTTGGGCTGTGTTGCAATAGAAACCGACTTAGGGGCTTTAATGATACTCTTTGTTATTGCGATGGCGGTCGTACTTTCTAGTGGATTAAAGGGCAAAACATTGTTAAGGATTTTTGGTTTACTTAGTGGCTTAGGTTTTGTTTTAGTTGGTGCATTATTAGTTGTGAAATGGGACTCCATTTCAACAGTAGGTCGTATGGGCCGATTTACTTCATACCTAGATCCGTTCGCTTATGCAAAAGGTGCAGGATATCAAGTTGTAAATGGTTATTATGCAATCGGTTCTGGTGGATTAGAAGGCAAAGGACTTGGCCAATCCATTCAAAAACTTGGCTATATTCCAGAGCCACAAACCGACTTTATTATGGCGATTATTGCTGAAGAATTAGGATTGTTAGGGGTATCAATTGTAATTTTAGGATTAGGCTTTATTGTCATGCGAGGGTTTTATGTGGCAATGGCAACAAAAGATCCGTTAGCACGTATGCTTGCAACGGGCATTTCTACTTGGATAGGATTACAAACTTTTATTAATTTAGGTGGTCTATCGGGAATTATCCCGTTAACCGGAGTAACGCTACCTTTTATTAGCTATGGCGGTACTTCTATATTATTGCTTTCAGTAGCAATGGGGATATTAATTAATGTCTCAACACATCACAAATTAGAAAAAAGAAAGTAA
- a CDS encoding YlaN family protein yields MDTKAQASFQEKALELLIADAEKIAQLIRVQMDNLTMPSCPLYEEVLDTQMFGLSREIEFAVKLGLIEREQGKEILDSLEKELSLLHDAYTEK; encoded by the coding sequence ATGGATACGAAAGCACAAGCTTCCTTTCAGGAAAAAGCATTAGAGCTATTAATTGCGGATGCAGAAAAAATTGCTCAATTAATTCGCGTACAAATGGATAATTTGACAATGCCATCTTGTCCATTATATGAAGAAGTTTTAGATACACAAATGTTTGGTTTATCACGTGAAATTGAATTTGCAGTGAAGCTAGGCTTAATTGAACGTGAGCAAGGAAAAGAAATTCTAGACTCACTAGAGAAAGAACTTTCTTTATTACATGATGCGTATACAGAGAAATAA
- a CDS encoding YlaH-like family protein translates to MNEQEYVFSRMSGVTRYLYENLPSYDIAGYATFILVFLLSAFVYKLGFAKKLSIGQNIVIYAFLLIGCLILTFLALFLPMVEGLIVAALILIVYKSRLWREKREEAKAARQA, encoded by the coding sequence ATGAATGAACAAGAATACGTTTTTAGTCGTATGTCTGGTGTTACTAGATATTTATACGAAAATTTACCAAGTTATGATATCGCTGGCTATGCAACATTTATTCTTGTGTTCCTTTTGTCAGCATTCGTCTATAAATTAGGCTTTGCAAAAAAACTATCAATTGGTCAAAACATTGTGATTTATGCATTCCTTTTAATAGGATGTTTAATCTTAACGTTTTTAGCGCTATTTTTACCAATGGTAGAAGGTTTGATAGTTGCAGCTTTAATTTTAATCGTTTATAAATCTCGCTTATGGCGTGAAAAACGAGAAGAGGCAAAGGCTGCAAGACAAGCCTAA
- a CDS encoding fucose permease, with translation MHFTKKQVIISVGLALVIISCIIFVPAILTAKNEDKAAAELSEIYNDQFVVTKSTVGAVNDDFDITVQSEKSKIVYDFISKDRDYSGEYYAENVNAKVNELVQPIVGEETMVMSNVFQDGLQEEIALEDAKVEKAAVHLLVEQDLTEEMAQQIAHTLKAQFGEIPVAIEAYVVDEEGIFDGIKTEVRNFFQLSKIDADSFIKFKFHEQKFDL, from the coding sequence ATGCATTTTACAAAAAAACAAGTTATTATCAGTGTGGGATTAGCACTGGTTATTATTAGTTGTATCATTTTTGTCCCAGCAATATTAACGGCTAAAAATGAAGACAAAGCAGCAGCAGAATTAAGTGAAATTTATAATGATCAATTTGTCGTTACAAAATCAACAGTTGGCGCGGTTAATGATGATTTTGACATTACTGTTCAGTCTGAGAAATCGAAAATTGTGTATGATTTTATTTCAAAAGATCGTGACTATTCAGGGGAATACTATGCTGAAAATGTAAATGCCAAAGTAAATGAATTAGTTCAACCAATTGTTGGCGAAGAAACAATGGTCATGTCCAATGTTTTCCAAGATGGATTACAAGAAGAGATTGCACTAGAAGATGCAAAGGTTGAAAAAGCAGCCGTTCATTTATTAGTGGAGCAAGATTTAACAGAAGAAATGGCACAACAAATTGCACATACATTAAAGGCGCAATTTGGGGAAATTCCTGTTGCAATTGAAGCGTATGTAGTAGATGAGGAAGGCATTTTTGATGGAATCAAAACAGAAGTGCGAAACTTCTTCCAACTAAGCAAAATTGATGCAGATAGCTTTATCAAATTTAAATTCCATGAACAAAAATTTGATCTTTAA
- a CDS encoding YlaI family protein, which yields MRVKCVICDTIHDLPNDLPLAKKLRNRPIHTFMCPSCSQRISENTEKRLDTGKFRFFKTSSKIDEEF from the coding sequence ATGCGAGTAAAATGTGTTATTTGTGATACAATACATGATTTACCCAATGATTTACCTTTAGCAAAAAAATTGCGTAATCGTCCGATTCACACATTTATGTGCCCGTCTTGCTCACAACGCATCTCGGAAAACACAGAAAAACGTTTGGATACAGGAAAATTCCGATTTTTTAAAACGTCTTCTAAAATTGATGAAGAATTTTAA